CTCGATGATGACAACGACAAAGCAAGGTTAAAGTTAGACTAAGTCTAAACATTTCCTGATGACTGAAATTCCACCGCAAGGAGACACAAACACGTGATAATAAATTTAATGACCTTTTCAGACTCACTGAAATTGCCCCAAATCGATTATCCAAAATTGTCCAAATTCACTTCTCCGCATCTGCTCAAGTCATATCATAGCAAGATCTAATATGCTGCTATTTGGAATGTACCATAATAGACCTCTGCGTATAGAGCATCACCGGACAAGACAAAATAGAGGAAACTAGAACTGTATAACCTACCTAATGTGTCTCAACTCTTCGACTCTCAAACACCCAATCCAACACTTCAACCATCAATGAACTTGAGTTGTACTGCAGATATATATTTACAATATCGTGTGTTGCACACCCGGCAGTGTAGACAGTGTGGCCAGCGCTTCGGCTCGAGCTGTCGGACTGTTCGGTCCATCCGATCCACGTCGGCCACGTCGACCCCATGGACTCATCGGTCCATCGGATCCGAGTCGGCTGTGTCGTGGTGACCCCAACTCGATCATGTCACACGAGTTCGATCGTGGCACGAAAGCTTGTACTGGCTTATGAGCCTTCGGAGTCGTCGGCGATGCCGCATAGTGTCTATGATGATCCACAACGTTATGCGAGGGTGCAGCCTGTCGGGGCCTTCGACTGTGGTGGCTCGGTCGCACTTGTGGTGACGCAGTCCAGCTTCGAAGTCGGTTCGCAAACTGATCCGCTTCTTCCATCAATCGTTCTCGTTCCCTTTTTCCATATCGAAATTCTCGACTCCCTGTACTCATCGGGCTATCATCGCGTCGTCGAGAGCTCCTCAGGTTGTCATCGGATACATAGAACGATTGTAGAGTTCCATCACGATCCAGGCGACTTTGAAGTCGCGAATCGGAACGATGACCCAAAGGCAGGCCTCTCTTCGTATCCCGACGATCGTAAAACTGATGATAACTCTCCTGTCGATCGCTACTATACCCACTCTGGATGATCTTCATACTAGCCTCGTAGCTATCCAGCTCGCTTAACGGTGACACAACATTCTCTATTCCCGGTATATCCACCTCAATGTCATAATACGGATTCTGCTTTGCTTCGCTGTTATCTATTTCATTCAGGTGAGCAACTCGATCATCATCTTGGTCACTCTTAATTGACGTCGACAACGAACCTTGAACCCTGGCCATCAAACGAGACACTTCCACGGGAGTAGTTCCTTTGCTGGCTTCACTGTCTAATTCTTCATCTCTAGGCGGTCGAGATGgcggtgatgatgatgacaaagGTGGCTCAAAACTATGACCGGTCGACGATGACATCGCGTGGAGAGAACTATTCTTGGCACCAGGCTTCTCTGTCTCATCGTGTTGTTGAATGTTTTCCCACATCCCTCTGCTCTATAAACAACACAAGCGATTTCACTACTAGCAGCAACACATCATCGACGGAAACAAGCAGCTCAAGTGTGTAACTGACCCTAAACAGAAAGCAAGACTTCCTGTTGCTGTTACTACAGGTGCGTGCCACACAGAGCCAAACATAGCCATCGTGGCAACGCTCAGGCTTCCCacaaaacacaacactacTATTGAATATCTAAATTAATATAGAAGCACTTGGCATATAAATCAACATAAAAGGCGTCAGCCCCTTTGTGCATGCTAGACCGCAAATGGACTTCATGGTCACGTTTCATGCCACCAAACGCTCAACACACACTACCTGATCAGATTGTGGCGATCGAGATCTTGAACGCAGGTGGTCGGGTGGAGGAGGAAGCTCCATGTCTAGCCAGGTTTCACTAATCATTTCCTGAGAAGAGTACACACTGCATgttaaaacaacaaaactcaTCAATAATCAACCATGGCATACATACCTGGCCGTAGTTGTCGGGTAAGGGTGGAAGAGACCATTCGCTACTGGTACGACTCGAAGTCCCCTCGAGTCCGAATCGCAATGGAATCGGTGATCTTCTCACCGGGATAGGAGACAGACCCGGCGTCAGCATTCCTGGTGTGGACAACTCCGATTCCATACTGTTACACAAAACACGGATCaatgagcagacagacagtagactgTAGTGACCACTACACATGCACTAGACACAGACATTGGTCAAGACACGTAGCACACACACTTACTCTGCACTGAGAAGGAGATGTTCCATGCTGCTCGTCATGTGAATGGGTGACGGCGGAGGTGGCAGGTCATCGTCAATCATAACAACCGGCAATACCTCGTTTCTCGAAGTGTTCTGTAAATCCTCGTCACCGCTTTGAGATTGCACCACAGCCTCTAGTTGCAACAATTTTCGTAGACGCAGTCGATGACTACTGACTTCGTCTTCACTATTTTTATCTTCGTTGGAAAAACCTAATCGGTCTTGTTGGTGTTCCACCATTGCTGCTCTAACGTTTGGCTCGTTTGAAGCACCAAAGCATTCATTAGTATGTCTTGAGACTGATGATccttcttctctttctttcgTTTGATCTGTAGCAGTCGGTCTTTTTGGTGCCTGCCTCGATTGCCTGATTTCTACAGCCATGGCAGTCGATGACGAGTCtggctgttgttgttctaTCTGTAGGCTCAAAGTGTTTTCACTCATCTCACGAGATTCGTGTTGGTGCTCATGCTGCTGCTGATGCTTGTGTTCCGTTCTTTCGTCTGACATTTGTGCTTGTTGCTCACGTTCTTGTCTGTGACCACTAACCACCGACTCTACCTGgtgatgctgctgctgctgttgcaattGCTGATGTTCGGTTTCCTCTCTTGCCTCCTCCGACTGATTCTGCATACTCTCTGTAATCAGTCGCGGACGCTCAACAGTCTCAGACGTCTGTTCCACTCTAGATGGTGCTTCACTGATTCTAACTGTCAGCGTTTCAACGCTCTGCGACACATCGTGAACTCTAACATCGCTTGGTTGAGACGCCCCTCTCACCCTCTGCATGTTTTGTGCACACGGAGAAGGACCACGAACTGGCGGTGCCGGGGCTGGTATTAGAGGAGCAGGAGGACAGTTCACCAGATACGACGGATTCTGTCTAAGAGAACCACTAGACGCCGGTGTTGTAACAATAGGATACGGTGTATACGCGGGTGGTGGTTCATCGTCCGTCGGAATGTTTTCAGTCGACACGCAAGTCGGAAACTCAGGCTCAGGCAAAAGTCCGTGCACACGAGACGCACTATGATTCGAAGCAGACCTGATCGAAAACTCATTCACTACGCGACAGCACAAAGCACGACAGTATCTTACCGTAATGCTGGAATGATGTGATGATCAGCTGAGCCACTTCGTACGGACACCGACGATCCATACTGCCTAAccaacaaaataaataaataataataactaaCAACCATACACAATGTACTCTGCAGTACATGCACTAACAAAGCATACAAAGTATGAGTGTTATGTATACACCAAACTTCTTCATAGTCTATCACCTAATCCAATCCAATAACTCTCACCGAGCAAACACTCACGTACAACAGTGGGAATGCTACACATACAATCCATATCCATCAAACTCACACTCATATTCATGTCAATAGCCGTACTGACACAGCATGACAACAGAGCACACAGCATGACAATAGAGCACATGTTTGCTCACTCCAAAATTAGTGTTCTCACATACGTGCTCATTCTGATAACCACCACCACAGTGTCAATTTGAGACTAAGTGTTGCAAACGGCTTAGCAAGGTTTCGCCCATAAagctaacaaacatacatttCCCGAGTCATGTCAACTCTACGGAAGCACCACGTGGCATTATTCAACTTCATGTCTCGACATGTACACTGATAAACTAAAATAACTACAACACATGTTTGCTATATGAGCTACCTAAACCACAGCGTCTAATAAATTCCCTTCTTTGAGTGCTAGACACAAATTCCAATCCTTGGATGAGAAATTCTCGTTCAATATGCTGGAAAAAAATGTAAACTTACGTGAGAACGTAGAGTAACACCAGAGTGAGTGCAATGACAAAAAAATATAGTCACTGACTTGTTGTCATCATGGGCTACTCTATATTGAAGGTGAGATAAGGTGGTGACCAGATTTTTCGTAACAATAGTCTAGATGCTTGGATTTGTGTTCACAGCTCTGGGTGTAAGTACAGGGTTGTACACCCTCCAGCGCTTGCAGCAATAGCACTGCCACTGTCACTCACAAATCACTTACAAACTGATTAACTTAACCTCGTACTTAACCTCGTGCTAGATATACAATGTACAATACGAATTAACGATTATTGGCGTGTTATCAAAATCAGTGTTAATATAATAATAGTTATTGCACTTTACTGGTTGGCAATGAGTTTCTAGCTTAATTATCTCGGAATACCTTAGGAAAGTGTGGAGTTGAGAGACTGTAGTCGTCCAATACAGTCGTGTGAATAGAATTAGGTGACTATAACCGATTAGTAATAACTCCTACCACGTATGCAAACTGAATTCCTTACACCCTCCACGTGTGCCACTGCAGTATCAATCACATGACATTAGATGCCATACTACAATAACAAATTGCAAtgatttgacattcaattgcGTTGGAGCTAAGATCATTTGCATTGTTATGTAATTTCTGATCCCAAATGCAAACGCAGAAGACTGTGTGTATCTCTATGAGATCTAACAACTGTTGGATAATTACGCTGCTTCCATTGTCTTTGTGCACGATGCGTTTGCAACAGCATCTGTAcatcaattgtgtgtgtgtgtgtgtgtgtgtgtgtgtgtgtgtgtgtgtgtgtgtgtgtgtgtgtgtgtgttacatgaGAACATATGTTGACACACACAAGTGCtccaacaacacaacacacaacacccacccacccacccacccacccacccacccacccacccacccacccacccacccacacacacacacacacacacacacacacacacacacacacactttaccAATCCAATTATTCATTCTTTTGTTCTTTACTGCTTCTGTCTATGTAACAAAGTGTCATCTTTGTGTTTGCCTATTCATAAATCTTTCTAACTTTAATGACCAACATGCTGTACATAACTGTCTTACTGCAGATTCCCCAATTATACATTTCGTGCTTGTTCTGACTGTGTGTTCTACGACAGTAATGCATAACCTAACGAGTTGATTAGCACACACAAACGAGCAATTCGAAAGAAACCCCAAACTCATGACATCAACAAATATTAGTTTTCTAGTAATAACAAATTTTGGCATTTCTACCAAACACGGGCAATCCTCAAGAAATAGCAGAAACGGCTTGACTGGCAATGCAAGACACACAAGATCGACCGCTCGATCACTTCGTCAAGTTCTTCTCATACACATCGTCATCACTTCATCGAAACTTAATTGACCACAATAATTGCATCATGGATTACTCAGCTGTGATGACTTGTATCTTAGCAATGTATGTGCAGATGAGTAAGCCACACAACGGGCGTCACCTGAGCTGTGCTTGTTGGTGGCCAATGTGCAGTTATAATTACGACTAGTAAAATCCGCATTTACTGATGCTTGTCTAAATATTCTCCATTAGGAGTCACTCATAACTTATTCGTAAATATATTAGCGAATCATAGATGGCAAACAAGTCATCGAGTTAAACAAACGTAACTGTCGTGTTTACTTATTTTTGCTAATGCAAATGTGTTCAAAAACAGCCTCAAATGTGTATGCAATTAATTGCCAAGGCATTGGAACTACTGTGGGTGTGACATCACTCTCTATCTCTGACAAAACAAGTTGAAGTCTGGAGTGTGAGAGAAGAGCTTGATGTCGGCATGTTAATACCTCTTGTGTTTAATACCACTGTTTTTGTGAGTGAAATGCAGCATGAGTGATGGGCCATTAGCTGTGGTTTCAATCATCCACTGATGAATAAATTCAGCACAAAGATCAAATGCATACCAAACAGTCAATAATAAGACTGTTGTTGCAATGTCTCACGTGTCTAGGTTATGATTTTTGCCCATATTTGGAAGAGGAGAGGAGATTATTATTAGCTACAAAGTTTAATAAGAAACTGCTATTGTCCCACATCCTGTGTGTAAACCGTCAACTCAAGAATTTCTAGTATGCACCAAGACAGCCCTACAGTCCTAGTCCACAAGTTCACTGTCAAACTCCTGACCCCAAGTGCCACACATCTTAGCACCCACACATACTCTCATCACAGCAACGTACCTATACGTTTGTGTATACGTTCATGACTCAATGTTATTGCAACTTATCGTGTACTGTTGTTCacacaacaatgacaactgCACTACACGTGGTGCATTACCCTAGCAGCCTAACCTACTAACTACCCTACACACCATTAGATTCGATACCCAATTCTGCAAGGCCCCCCTCCCCAATGTAGCCGAGgcttaatttaaattatttttggaaTTTTTTAGTCTCGGTCTCAGAGTCCACATTATCCATGATTCTATACACTCATGTATTCACCATCCTGCCTTGGAAAAGATTTGACTACACCACAGCCAACTTGCAACCACAACGTGATACTCACAGTGCTACCGACCATTCACTAATACAACCAATACATCAAATCGATAGCAATGTCATTATAATCGTCACTCGTGATATCGCAATCTCAAGCCATGAATATCCCAACCCTCCACCCCATACCAGTCAGTGTCCATCACTCAAATAatcaaacaaagacacaatgTTGACACAAATTTTTTGGAAAACATCACGCAACATCCAGACTGACTGGTTGGCTACCCATCTGCCATCTTGTCTATTGATAATCGCTACCAGTTTTGTGCCACACGCTTGCCTACACCATAAGGAAACAATACTGCGTCACGAGTTCACTATCTTACATTCTATTCCAAGTGTAGTTGGCACTGAGTATGGCGTCCGAGTTCGACTATCTCAGACAGACTATCTCAGGCacgcaatacatacatatatatatatatatagacaaatTCCATTATCTCATTGCCGCATTGTTGGATGAAAGAAGAACTAAGTCGATTAGGTAAGTAAAAGGTATGGCCCTATCTACACAACATATTGTTCCACATCTTGCCTACTGGGCAATATTGGATTTAGAAGAATCCAACGTGTTATCTCTTAACTTACAGGGCACCCATCCATCAAAGTAGACTAACACGCCTGACTGGAACACAGACGAGCAAAATCAAATGACTCCACAAAACCGACAATAATCCTACTCTCGGCCTCTTGATGCATCTATTTCATTAGCTAATCGCTAATACACATTGCATGCTTGACACACCTTCTGCTCTCTTGGTGATCAAACTGGTAGGAAGCGGATCGATCAACCGACCTCTGCCCAAGCCGCTGAATGTCACGTTCGAGCTCGTCGTGCGACGCAGATCTCATTGGGAGTACTacaacagaacacacacaaaatgcatacataaacaaacGAAGACTACACAAGGAACCCGTCTTGTTACCATCGCCATGAGTCATTTGAGAAACAGCAACAGTCCTGGCAGCTGAAACATTATTGCCTCGCCTCTGATTCAGTGACAGTGGAACAATCCTGCCAACAACGATCGTTTTCAAGCTcacaaatacaataaataaaacataGTGTTTCTTCACGAGACCATCTAGTCAGTCACAGTAAGTACACCAAGTATGTTAACTTGTTAACACCAAAACCTTGGGTGATAATAACGAAGACCACACTGAAAAATTTCACTTTCAGATAACATTCCCAAAAAAATACGGTCGATCGGGTTATTTATTCTTTAATTTTTTCCTGACATAAGTCCATCGGTACTGTACTATGATACAGTTACACTAATGCGATTTCATCGTGTGACCTAAATCAATCAAACAGCAAAAATCCGTAGAGTGAGCTGTAGTGCATTGTGCTATGGCAGCTCAAGCTTAAGGCACAAGTGAACAGGACAAGATGGCATTCATCGTACAACAAAGTGCTGCACGC
This window of the Corticium candelabrum chromosome 17, ooCorCand1.1, whole genome shotgun sequence genome carries:
- the LOC134193369 gene encoding tyrosine-protein phosphatase non-receptor type 21-like, with the protein product MRFGRRRAIEYVGTEGFIDTPKKGHYRVKVRLLDDTELSHDFSRKTKGQVVMDHVFWTLDLDERDYFGLSFQNEQEEKQWLDPTKTLRKQLNRPHYLEFCVKFYVPDPAKLREELTRYLFFLQVKRDLLVGKLEAPLRICAELFSLAVQSELGDYDPAVHDPGYVSEFRFLPSQSVELEEEIEQVHKTTLIGQTPAAAELSFLHKAKWLDMYGVELHPVMGMDKVSMQLGLTPVGIIVLQNKVKVGSFMWSRISNISFKRKRFTVSVEGRTPGQQDAVFAFLLPSSRSCKQLWKSTVEQHSFFRLMEATDKKPRRLSFLRRGSKYRFSGRTQWQTEKGTKRQRPEPKFQRTPSRRYARRSFSGRGTERHNANADPMFMRATSVRVPRTTDSGRPFVQMNSTSVSQLSHGIVPLSLNQRRGNNVSAARTVAVSQMTHGDVLPMRSASHDELERDIQRLGQRSVDRSASYQFDHQESRRQYGSSVSVRSGSADHHIIPALRSASNHSASRVHGLLPEPEFPTCVSTENIPTDDEPPPAYTPYPIVTTPASSGSLRQNPSYLVNCPPAPLIPAPAPPVRGPSPCAQNMQRVRGASQPSDVRVHDVSQSVETLTVRISEAPSRVEQTSETVERPRLITESMQNQSEEAREETEHQQLQQQQQHHQVESVVSGHRQEREQQAQMSDERTEHKHQQQHEHQHESREMSENTLSLQIEQQQPDSSSTAMAVEIRQSRQAPKRPTATDQTKEREEGSSVSRHTNECFGASNEPNVRAAMVEHQQDRLGFSNEDKNSEDEVSSHRLRLRKLLQLEAVVQSQSGDEDLQNTSRNEVLPVVMIDDDLPPPPSPIHMTSSMEHLLLSADMESELSTPGMLTPGLSPIPVRRSPIPLRFGLEGTSSRTSSEWSLPPLPDNYGQEMISETWLDMELPPPPDHLRSRSRSPQSDQSRGMWENIQQHDETEKPGAKNSSLHAMSSSTGHSFEPPLSSSSPPSRPPRDEELDSEASKGTTPVEVSRLMARVQGSLSTSIKSDQDDDRVAHLNEIDNSEAKQNPYYDIEVDIPGIENVVSPLSELDSYEASMKIIQSGYSSDRQESYHQFYDRRDTKRGLPLGHRSDSRLQSRLDRDGTLQSFYVSDDNLRSSRRRDDSPMSTGSREFRYGKRERERLMEEADQFANRLRSWTASPQVRPSHHSRRPRQAAPSHNVVDHHRHYAASPTTPKAHKPVQAFVPRSNSCDMIELGSPRHSRLGSDGPMSPWGRRGRRGSDGPNSPTARAEALATLSTLPGVQHTIL